In Gymnogyps californianus isolate 813 chromosome 1, ASM1813914v2, whole genome shotgun sequence, the following are encoded in one genomic region:
- the RCSD1 gene encoding capZ-interacting protein codes for MENRPAETNSEVDKSASPSVAQLAGKFKEQAANITGKEVPPHKPTRRKPPCSLPLYSHKTEPSDNDEQKRSPNACPIPKVKVKSSPMIEKLQANLAFAPAALLPGASPKSPGLKALVSPFSTPPSTPTSPGIQSQPSEVNETPVSFDQPPEGTQLQFYNKVRTRGSIKRRPPSRRFRRSLSEYGDGEDLGVNTSSPENGAKEDGDEVFGPKGKTEEAETGSKEQKKQTGSDEKPPSRRGSSRSEDEEKGEKQAEEMTPCKSNTGDTKKEEVCRSAPGEENSPQPPCGNKEEKVCEGPQGEEQQGSACEQEKGDKEKEEAEAEAEAKETSESTDTQRTSDTEETPLAPEPLQDAVGLETVSEPSTSAMQDQGTA; via the exons ATGGAg AACAGGCCAGCAGAGACCAACTCAGAGGTGGACAAGTCGGCATCACCCTCAGTGGCTCAGCTAGCAGGGAAATTCAAAGAGCAAGCAGCCAATATCACTGGAAAAGAG gTACCACCACATAAGCCAACTCGGAGGAAACCACCATGCTCCCTTCCATTGTATTCCCACAAAACTGAGCCAAGTGACAATGATGAGCAA aagcGGTCTCCAAATGCTTGCCCCATTCCCAAGGTCAAGGTGAAAAGCTCCCCCATGATTGAAAAGCTGCAG gCCAATCTGGCTTttgctccagctgctctgctgccggGAGCATCTCCCAAAAGCCCTGGTCTGAAAGCCCTGGTTTCTCCGTTCAGCACCCCTCCTTCAACGCCCACCAGCCCAGGGATTCAGTCCCAGCCCAGCGAAGTAAATGAGACGCCAGTCAGCTTTGATCAACCCCCGGAAGGCACTCAACTGCAATTCTATAATAAG GTGCGGACACGGGGATCGATAAAGCGCAGGCCTCCCTCCAGGAGGTTCCGAAGATCTCTGTCCGAGTATGGAGATGGGGAAGATTTAGGGGTCAACACCTCCTCTCCAGAAAATGGTGCCAAGGAAGATGGGGATGAGGTGTTTGGGCCCAAGGGCAagacagaggaggcagaaacagggagcaaagagcaaaagaagCAGACAGGGTCTGATGAGAAGCCCCCATCAAGGAGAGGATCCAGCAGgtcagaagatgaagaaaaaggtgaaaaacagGCAGAGGAAATGACTCCTTGCAAGAGTAACACAGGGGATACAAAGAAGGAGGAAGTGTGTCGCAGTGCCCCAGGGGAGGAGAactctccccagcctccctgtGGAAACAAGGAGGAGAAGGTGTGCGAGGGtccccagggagaagagcagcaagGCAGTGCCTGTGAACAGGAAAAGGGGgacaaggagaaggaagaggctgAAGCTGAAGCTGAAGCAAAGGAGACCAGTGAgagcacagacacacagagaacGTCAGACACTGAAGAAACACCACTGGCACCTGAACCGCTGCAGGACGCAGTGGGCTTAGAGACTGTCAGTGAGCCTTCAACATCAGCCATGCAGGACCAGGGCACAGCATAA